In Tolypothrix sp. NIES-4075, the following proteins share a genomic window:
- a CDS encoding Tic20 family protein codes for MSWRGSTTVSDRVFACLPYLLPVIEVFQFGTFLRAQFPPLQLLFLPFRPLLNIYNGVPYAGLIIFFALFFFVIRNEKISHFVRFNTMQAILLDIVIFLFGILIPIFEVVPGGSFAIQTLSTTIFLGIMAGVVYSIAQSLLGRYAEIPAISDAVYMQLPR; via the coding sequence ATGTCTTGGCGTGGGTCTACAACAGTTTCTGATCGCGTTTTTGCTTGCTTACCTTATTTGCTGCCTGTAATTGAGGTTTTTCAATTCGGTACATTTTTACGGGCACAGTTTCCACCTCTGCAACTGCTGTTTTTGCCCTTTAGACCATTGCTGAACATTTACAACGGTGTCCCTTATGCCGGACTGATTATTTTCTTTGCTTTATTTTTCTTCGTAATTAGAAACGAAAAAATCAGTCACTTTGTTCGTTTTAACACGATGCAGGCAATTCTTTTAGATATTGTGATCTTTTTATTTGGCATTCTAATCCCGATTTTTGAGGTAGTTCCGGGTGGTAGTTTTGCGATACAAACCCTATCCACTACCATTTTTCTCGGCATCATGGCAGGGGTTGTATATTCTATTGCTCAGTCGCTGCTGGGACGTTACGCAGAAATTCCCGCTATTTCTGATGCAGTTTACATGCAATTACCACGTTAG
- a CDS encoding fumarylacetoacetate hydrolase family protein, translated as MAQRYVRVQNQEGIIYYGLLQISLDVQVLDAPPWLQGQPTDLNLEPDSYQILAPCSPSKIVAVGKNYADHAAEMGTDVPSEPLIFIKPPTSIIASETEIKYPRQSQRVDYEGELALVIGDRTIDCTPEEAHSKIWGYTIANDVTARDLQKSDGQWTRAKGFDTFCPLGPWIVRELNPGARLQTFLNEDANPVQSACIDQMVFPPDFLVSYISQVMTLQPGDVVLTGTPLGVGQLHVGDRVRVEIEGIGRLENTVTKR; from the coding sequence ATGGCGCAGCGCTATGTGCGAGTTCAAAATCAAGAAGGTATTATTTACTATGGGTTATTACAAATATCCCTAGATGTTCAGGTGTTGGATGCTCCACCTTGGCTGCAAGGACAACCCACTGATTTGAACTTGGAACCAGATAGTTATCAAATCTTGGCTCCTTGTTCTCCCTCAAAAATTGTCGCAGTGGGCAAGAATTATGCAGATCATGCGGCAGAAATGGGTACGGACGTACCTAGTGAGCCATTAATATTTATTAAGCCACCAACATCTATCATTGCCTCAGAGACAGAAATTAAGTATCCTCGGCAGTCGCAACGGGTAGACTATGAAGGAGAGTTGGCACTGGTGATAGGCGATCGCACTATTGACTGTACACCAGAGGAGGCGCACTCCAAAATTTGGGGTTACACGATCGCTAATGATGTGACAGCGCGGGATTTACAAAAAAGCGATGGTCAATGGACGCGAGCCAAAGGTTTTGATACTTTTTGTCCTCTGGGTCCTTGGATTGTCCGAGAATTAAATCCGGGAGCGAGATTGCAAACTTTTTTAAATGAAGATGCCAATCCTGTACAATCTGCTTGTATCGATCAAATGGTCTTTCCTCCAGATTTTTTAGTGTCTTATATTAGTCAAGTGATGACACTACAGCCAGGGGATGTGGTGCTCACAGGTACGCCTTTGGGGGTTGGTCAATTGCACGTAGGCGATCGCGTCCGCGTGGAAATTGAAGGTATTGGTCGCTTGGAAAACACTGTAACCAAACGTTAA